A window of bacterium genomic DNA:
GCTTGCAAGAAGAAGGGCAAAGGAAAGAAAAAGGCTTACTGTCTAAATTAAGGCTTAATAAAAAGGAATTTCTTCATATTATTACAAATGGAAGATGCTACAGAAAAGGAGGAATTAGCCTTTATCTTTTAAAAGACAAAAAAGGGAAAATTGGTATCTCTATCTCAAAGAAAATAAAGGGTGCTATTTTAAGGAATAAGTTAAAGAGAAGGAT
This region includes:
- the rnpA gene encoding ribonuclease P protein component, which gives rise to MQEEGQRKEKGLLSKLRLNKKEFLHIITNGRCYRKGGISLYLLKDKKGKIGISISKKIKGAILRNKLKRRMKEICWRYREKFLDNSIVVILRQSLPYRSLEILFLSLL